From Pseudovibrio sp. Tun.PSC04-5.I4, a single genomic window includes:
- the npdG gene encoding NADPH-dependent F420 reductase codes for MTLAIIGGTGPQGQGLALRFARAGVPVALGSRDAARGKEIADDLMTKLPAGSAKIDGMGNEAAVAAASECVMLAVPYAAHNVTLEALKPHLAGKILIDIVVPLAPGDPKTVEMPPEGSATEAAQALLGPDIPVVGALHNVSATTLNNLDWAINCDILVCGDSLPARKVVMELVKKLDVQTFNSGNAKAARCIEAITPILIRQNISKAVPFTHAGIRIWAPDH; via the coding sequence ATGACATTAGCTATTATCGGAGGAACTGGACCACAGGGTCAGGGGCTTGCACTCAGGTTTGCCCGTGCAGGTGTTCCTGTTGCACTCGGCTCCCGGGATGCAGCACGCGGTAAAGAAATTGCCGATGATCTGATGACCAAGTTACCTGCGGGCTCCGCCAAAATTGATGGTATGGGCAATGAGGCAGCCGTTGCTGCGGCGAGCGAATGCGTAATGCTGGCTGTGCCTTATGCTGCACATAACGTGACACTTGAAGCACTGAAGCCGCATTTGGCTGGTAAGATCCTTATCGATATCGTCGTTCCTCTTGCGCCGGGTGATCCGAAGACGGTTGAGATGCCCCCGGAAGGTTCTGCCACTGAAGCTGCACAAGCCCTTCTTGGTCCAGATATCCCAGTTGTCGGAGCGTTGCATAACGTTTCTGCGACTACGTTGAACAATCTGGATTGGGCGATCAACTGCGATATTTTGGTCTGCGGTGACAGCCTTCCAGCCCGTAAGGTTGTGATGGAGCTGGTTAAAAAGCTGGATGTGCAGACTTTTAACAGCGGCAATGCCAAGGCTGCCCGCTGTATTGAGGCCATCACCCCTATTTTAATTCGTCAGAATATTTCCAAAGCTGTGCCCTTCACGCATGCGGGCATCCGCATCTGGGCACCTGATCACTAA
- the cofE gene encoding coenzyme F420-0:L-glutamate ligase, which translates to MHTLSLHAIPNIPEIQPGDDLAAILGDAIEAAGLSLQDGDVLTSAHKIFSKAEGRVVSLADVTPSEEALRYADELSKDARKVEVILQESIRVVRHFKRPNQPEGTMICEHNLGFISANAAVDESNSGKDETLILLPKDPDASAKRMQEALSKRFNARIGFAITDTFGRPWRLGQVNVTVGLSGVPATIKEQGNTDAHGRMLSVTEPAFADELAAASGLVITKSGQTPVVLFRGLNWQSTESCAQDLIRSKKEDMFR; encoded by the coding sequence ATGCATACACTTTCGCTACACGCCATTCCGAATATTCCTGAGATCCAACCGGGGGATGATCTCGCTGCCATTCTTGGTGATGCCATCGAGGCAGCTGGCTTGTCTTTGCAAGATGGCGACGTTCTCACCTCCGCTCATAAGATATTTTCCAAAGCAGAAGGCCGTGTTGTTTCGCTGGCTGATGTGACGCCCTCTGAAGAGGCGCTGCGCTATGCGGATGAGCTGAGCAAAGACGCTCGCAAAGTGGAAGTGATCTTGCAGGAATCCATCCGCGTTGTTCGTCATTTCAAGCGTCCCAATCAGCCTGAAGGGACGATGATTTGTGAGCATAATCTGGGATTTATTTCTGCCAATGCTGCAGTTGACGAATCCAACAGCGGAAAAGACGAGACGCTGATTTTGTTGCCCAAAGACCCGGACGCAAGTGCCAAACGTATGCAGGAGGCACTTTCAAAACGTTTCAATGCCCGGATCGGCTTTGCAATTACAGATACGTTTGGGCGTCCATGGCGACTAGGCCAGGTGAATGTGACAGTTGGACTCAGCGGTGTTCCCGCGACCATAAAAGAACAAGGCAATACGGACGCTCATGGACGGATGCTGAGTGTTACCGAACCCGCTTTTGCTGATGAGCTGGCAGCTGCGTCCGGGCTCGTGATTACCAAATCAGGACAAACGCCAGTGGTGCTTTTCCGCGGACTCAATTGGCAGTCCACGGAGAGCTGCGCACAAGATTTAATTAGATCAAAGAAGGAGGACATGTTCCGATGA
- the cofC gene encoding 2-phospho-L-lactate guanylyltransferase has protein sequence MTDATSQTLVVVPMKDLSRAKTRLSDHLDSNQRAEVAAELFVQTLTFLMAAQQQSGVPFDIAVVTSSVDIAEYVNTQGLHLIFEGFETGLNEALSFAASWAIERSYTTLCVLPADIAAPDISEFDRLLGLRPSAKSVVLCPALDYGTNVLIATPPDAIEFTYGSNSFLKHQTQAAARNIDCVIAPSSPFSKDVDRMEDLTQHLPQLLEKISDRRAV, from the coding sequence ATGACTGATGCCACCTCGCAAACACTCGTAGTCGTGCCGATGAAAGATTTGAGCCGCGCAAAGACACGGCTCTCAGACCATCTGGATTCAAATCAACGCGCTGAAGTCGCAGCAGAACTGTTTGTTCAGACCCTTACCTTTTTAATGGCCGCTCAACAACAAAGCGGCGTTCCCTTTGATATTGCAGTGGTAACCAGCTCTGTTGATATTGCGGAATATGTAAATACGCAGGGATTGCATTTGATTTTTGAGGGCTTTGAGACCGGGCTCAATGAAGCTTTAAGCTTTGCGGCAAGTTGGGCAATTGAACGGTCCTACACGACCCTTTGTGTCCTGCCTGCCGACATAGCAGCACCGGATATAAGCGAGTTTGACCGGCTGTTAGGTCTGCGTCCCTCTGCCAAATCCGTCGTGCTTTGCCCGGCGCTTGATTACGGGACTAACGTGCTGATCGCAACACCACCAGATGCGATTGAGTTCACATATGGCAGCAATTCGTTCCTCAAGCATCAAACGCAAGCCGCAGCACGCAACATTGATTGTGTGATTGCACCCTCCTCTCCCTTTTCAAAAGACGTAGACCGTATGGAAGATCTAACCCAGCATTTGCCTCAGCTTTTGGAGAAAATCTCTGATCGGAGAGCTGTTTGA
- the cofD gene encoding 2-phospho-L-lactate transferase — protein MSLGGAIKVVLIAGGVGGAKMAEGLYNLKNVELSIIGNIADDEAFHGLWVSPDIDTLTYTLAGEIDRQQGWGVADEGHRALETLSKLGKDTWMSLGDRDFGLHIYRTNRRHNGDRPTDIAADIAKSFGLTCNLILPTDDTVQTKVRTASGWLSFQEYFVKEHCAPDVLKLHYDGIEQSTPTEEALSAIAGADLIVVAPSNPLVSILPIMMVPGILEAIKAAKAPKIGVSPIINGGVVKGPADKMLASMGHDATALGVARIYAEFLDCFVLDHLDKTHASAINALGLSTHFDTILMKTLEDKKRLAAELLAVSGVLDTLGAESVEQRA, from the coding sequence ATGAGCCTAGGTGGTGCAATCAAGGTAGTATTAATTGCTGGCGGTGTCGGTGGCGCAAAGATGGCAGAAGGTCTTTACAACCTTAAAAATGTAGAGCTTTCAATCATCGGCAACATTGCAGATGATGAAGCCTTTCACGGGCTTTGGGTGTCACCTGATATCGATACTCTCACCTACACGCTGGCTGGCGAAATTGACCGGCAGCAAGGCTGGGGTGTTGCGGATGAAGGCCACCGTGCATTGGAGACTTTGAGCAAGCTCGGTAAGGATACGTGGATGTCGCTAGGTGACCGGGATTTTGGTCTTCATATCTACCGCACCAATCGCCGTCACAACGGTGACCGCCCGACTGATATCGCCGCTGACATTGCCAAGAGCTTTGGCCTGACGTGCAACTTGATTTTGCCAACGGATGACACGGTTCAAACCAAAGTACGAACCGCATCGGGTTGGTTGAGTTTTCAGGAGTATTTCGTCAAAGAGCACTGCGCACCAGATGTATTGAAACTGCATTACGATGGGATTGAGCAATCAACACCAACCGAGGAAGCCCTGAGTGCGATTGCGGGTGCTGACCTTATTGTTGTTGCACCGAGTAATCCTCTCGTTAGCATCCTGCCAATCATGATGGTTCCGGGCATACTGGAGGCTATCAAAGCCGCAAAAGCGCCGAAAATTGGCGTATCACCGATCATCAATGGCGGCGTTGTGAAGGGTCCTGCGGACAAGATGTTGGCGTCCATGGGGCATGACGCAACTGCGCTTGGTGTTGCTCGGATTTACGCCGAGTTTTTGGATTGCTTTGTCCTTGACCATCTCGATAAAACGCATGCATCAGCCATTAACGCGCTTGGCCTTAGTACACACTTCGACACCATCCTAATGAAAACATTGGAAGACAAGAAGCGGTTGGCTGCTGAGCTACTTGCTGTTTCTGGCGTACTGGACACGCTTGGAGCTGAAAGTGTGGAGCAGCGCGCATGA
- the cofH gene encoding 5-amino-6-(D-ribitylamino)uracil--L-tyrosine 4-hydroxyphenyl transferase CofH: MTLHSFPKSTSDRLTSHPLSAPISDILSKALAGIEISQAEGECLFRASAAEFPAIAYVADTLRQRANGDQVGFVVNRNINFTNVCYMGCKFCGFAKRTEDPEAEWLEPAQIVARSQEAWTRGATEVCIQGGLHPKMSGTYYREIVLAIKKALPDMHIHAFSPFEIWYGASKTKQSYEDFLQDLKDCGLGSMPGTAAEILDTDIRQQLTRNKLSTEKWVEIIKAAHTVGIPTTATIMYGHIDGPEHWAAHLTLLRDIQKDTGGFTELVPLSFVHSESPLFTDNPDKVRPGPTDLEVRKMHAVARIILNGWIDNIQVSWTKLGAEFASDLLNCGVNDLGGTLMNESISRSAGADHGQEITAFEMCQVIQDARKTPIQRNTVYDVLNDFSEGLPKKQAPLVARVNSSLLYFLDESEPALTKVVGGVE; the protein is encoded by the coding sequence ATGACCCTTCACAGTTTCCCGAAATCAACTTCTGATAGGCTCACGTCTCATCCATTGAGTGCACCTATCTCCGATATTTTGAGTAAAGCCCTTGCTGGTATTGAAATTTCACAGGCTGAAGGCGAATGCTTGTTTCGCGCCAGTGCTGCCGAGTTCCCGGCTATTGCGTATGTTGCAGACACTTTACGGCAACGGGCGAATGGCGATCAAGTCGGGTTCGTGGTCAATCGGAACATCAACTTCACTAATGTTTGTTACATGGGCTGCAAATTTTGTGGTTTTGCCAAACGCACGGAAGACCCGGAAGCCGAATGGCTTGAACCTGCGCAGATCGTCGCTCGCTCACAAGAAGCGTGGACTCGCGGTGCGACTGAGGTGTGTATTCAGGGCGGCCTACACCCCAAAATGTCTGGCACCTATTATCGCGAGATTGTGCTGGCGATCAAAAAAGCTTTGCCAGATATGCACATCCACGCGTTCTCACCTTTTGAGATTTGGTATGGCGCATCAAAGACCAAACAAAGTTACGAGGATTTCCTTCAGGACTTGAAGGATTGCGGCTTGGGGTCCATGCCCGGCACAGCGGCAGAAATTCTGGACACTGATATTCGCCAGCAGCTCACCCGTAACAAGCTGAGCACCGAAAAATGGGTTGAGATCATCAAGGCCGCCCATACGGTTGGCATTCCAACCACCGCGACCATTATGTACGGTCATATTGATGGGCCAGAGCATTGGGCGGCGCACCTGACTTTGCTGCGGGATATTCAGAAAGACACAGGCGGATTTACTGAGCTTGTGCCTCTGAGTTTCGTGCACTCTGAAAGTCCGCTGTTTACTGATAATCCAGACAAAGTTCGTCCCGGCCCAACCGATCTTGAAGTACGTAAGATGCATGCAGTTGCGCGGATCATCCTCAATGGTTGGATTGATAATATTCAGGTCTCCTGGACAAAGCTTGGCGCTGAGTTTGCCTCTGATTTGTTGAACTGCGGCGTCAACGATCTGGGCGGCACGTTGATGAACGAAAGCATCTCTCGCTCTGCTGGTGCTGACCATGGGCAGGAGATCACTGCCTTTGAGATGTGTCAGGTTATTCAGGACGCCAGAAAAACGCCTATACAGCGCAATACGGTTTACGATGTGCTGAACGATTTTTCCGAGGGCCTGCCGAAAAAGCAAGCACCGCTTGTGGCCCGCGTCAACTCAAGCCTTCTCTATTTTTTGGATGAGAGTGAACCTGCTCTCACCAAAGTTGTTGGGGGTGTTGAATGA